The window AATCCGGAGTCCGGACAGATCGATCGGATCGAAGCCGGCGAAGTCCTCCGTCAACTGCCCGCTCCCGCGACTGTGGCTGATCTCGATGGTCGTCGCCACGCTCGTCGTCAGCCGGACGTCGGCGCCGGCGATCAGGTGCGTAGTGCCGGCCCAGCCGGTCGACGCCAACTGGGCGGCAAAGAGCGCGCCGTCGACGGCGTCGACGAATTCACCGGCCTGCGTTAGCTTGTACCGGGTCATTCCGACACCGACGCCGACGTACGGCACCACTCTGGCCGGGATCCAGACGTAGTTTCCTATCGCCTGGCCGCGCGGCAGGAGCGCCAGCGTTATGCTGCCGCTCAGTCCGGCCTGGGCCAACGTCGTCTCCTGCTCGATCGGGAGGCCGTCCGAACCGACGAAGTGGCGCTGCTCGGACGGCTGGAACGCCTGGAAGTAGTCGACGCCGACCCGGGCGTCCAACCTCGGCGTTACGGCGTACCCCACGAGGAAGGCGATGCCCGGGGCGTTGAAGTTCAGGTGGCCGGCGGCAGGGTCCGTGGGGTCGTCGTTCGGGCTCTGCCGCGCGAACAGTTGTTCCTGAAAGAAGTCGTAGATATCCCCTTCGGCCTGCGCCCGCAGGCCGACGCCGCGGATGGCGACCGACCAGCGTGGCCAGCCGAAGGCAAAATCGGCTTGCTGCTCTTCCTCAGCCGAGGCGGGGCTGGGCGTCACAAGCAGCCCGGCGGCGACCACGCAGGCCGCGAGCGCGATACGAACCATGCGGACGCGAGCGATCCGGCTGACGCGCATGTAATGGAGGCAGGCCCAGTAAGCGTACCATCCCTCGGAGGCACGTTACAACCGTCCCGAACGGGCTGACCGGCTGTGCTATGCTGCGATTCAACCTCTCTGGAGCACCCGATGCATCCGTCCCGAATTGTGCGGGTCGCGGTCGTTCTGACGGCATTGATCGCCGCAGTGGTGGCGGTTCGCCCGGGCGACACCGGTTCGGTGCCGCCGTCACCCGCGCCGCTCCCGGCCGCGGGCCCGGTTCACGGCGAACCGATCGGCGACGGCGTTCACGCCCAGCGGCAGGGACAGCAGCCCTTCGATCCGCGCGAGTTGCTGAGCCGCGGGCGGGGCACCCTCAACCGCCCCGTCGGGCCGCACGAGTTCTACTTCACCCGCGCCATCTACAGCAGCGGATGGGGCTATTCGCGCTGGGCGATCGACTATCCGAAGGCGGACCGGCAGTTCATGACCGTCGTCAACCGCCTGATTGACATCGACGGTTCCCCGTACGAGAACGCGGTCCGGCTCGACGATCCGAACATCCGGAAGTTCCCCTTCCTCTATGCGCTCGAGGTGGGGGACATCGCGCTGAGCCGGTCCGAGATCGAGGGGTTGCGCAACTACCTGCTGGCGGGCGGCTTCCTGGTCATCGACGACTTTTGGGGATCGTGGCAATGGGCCGCTTTCGAACAGCAGATCCGCGAGGTGTTCCCGGAGTATCCGATCATCGACGTTCCCCTGGAGCACCCCGTCTTCAACACCGTGTACCGGATCGACGAGATCATGCAGGTGCCGGCGATCGGCAACTTCTATGGCGGGCGGACCTGGGAGCAGGACGGTTACGAGGCGCACGTTCGTGGCATCTTCGACGACAAGGGCCGGTTGATGGTGCTGATCAACTGGAACACCGACCTGGGGGATGCCTGGGAGTGGGCTGAGCGCCCGGAGTACCCGCTACGGTTCTCGACCTTCGCGGTGGAGATGGGAATCAACTTCATCGTCTACGCGATGAGTCACTAGGGCGTCTGGCCCTTCCGCGCGATGTTCGACGCGATTTTCGAGTTCTTCTTCAAGTACCGCCCGCTCATGTTCGAGCAGGGCGATTTCACCTTCCGTGCGTCCTGGATCGGCGGCATCGCGGCCCTGGCGGCAATCGCGGCCGGGGTCGTGACGTGGCGGTCGTATGCGCAGGTGCGGGGCAACAGCCAGCCGATCGATCGGCTGGTGCTGACGGTCGTGCGTCTCGCCGCCTTCGCGGTGCTGGCCTTCTGCCTGATGCAGCCGGTGCTGATCCTGTCGTCCGTGGTGCCGCAGCAAAACTTCCTCGGCGTCCTGATTGACGAGTCGCGCAGCATGCGGATCGCCGATACCGACGAGACGCCGCGCCTGCAGTTCGTCCAGGAGCAGCTGGCGTCTACGGACGCGCCGCTGCGCGCCGCCCTGAACGAGCGCTTCTCCCTCCGTTTCTTCGGTTTCGCCAACGAGACGGATCGTCTCGACGTCGTGAACGAACTGACCTATGACGGGACCCGCACACACCTGGGGCAGGCCCTCGAGCGGGCGCACGACGAGTTGTCCGATGTCCCCCTGTCCGGGCTGGTCGTGGTGACCGATGGGGCCGACAACGCGCCCGCCGGCCTCGCCGAATCGCTGCTGCCGGTCCAGGCGGCGGGCGTCCCGGTGTTCACGGTCGGCCTCGGGCGCGAGGAGTTCGACCGCGACATCCAGTTGGGCCGGGTCGAGACGCCGCGGCGCGTGCTTCGCGGCGCGTCGCTGGTCACCGACGTCGTCGTGTCGCACCGGGGCTACGAAGGCCAGGCGGTGAGCGTCCAGGTGGAGGACGAGGGGCGGATCGTCGGCTCCGAGGATGTCGTGCTGGGCGACGAAGACGACCTGCAGACCGTCCGGCTGCGCTTTACCGCCTCGGAGGAGGGTCCGCGGCTGTTCACCTTCCGCGTCACCCCGCAGCCGGGCGAGATGGTGACGCAGAACAACGTTCGCGATTCGCTGATCGTGGTCGAGGACCGGCGCGAGAAGATTCTCTATTTCGAGGGTGAGCCGCGCTTCGAAGTGAAGTTTCTCCGCCGCGCGGTCGAGGACGACGAGAATCTGCAGGTCGTGATCCTGCAGCGGACGGCGGAGAACAAGTTCATGCGGTTCAACGTCGACGGGCCGGACGACCTGGTCGGCGGCTTCCCCACGACGCGGGGCGAACTGTACGACTACAGCGGGCTGATCCTCGGCAGCATCGAGGCGAACCACTTCACGCCGGACCAGCTCCGCATGATCGGCGATTTCGTCAACCACCGCGGGGGCGGACTCCTGATGGTGGGCGGCCGCCGGTCGTTCGCGGAGGGGGGTTACGCCGGAACGCCGGTGTCGGACGTCCTCCCGGTCGTGCTCGCCGACGAGGGCGGCAACGGCGACGAGAGCTTTTTCACCGAGATCGGGGTCGAGACGACCCGCGCCGGGGCGACGCATGTCGCCACGCAGATCGCGGATACGGAAGAGGCCTCCGCGGCACGATGGAGCGAGCTGCCGCCGATCACCGTGGTCAACCCGATTACCGAGGTGAAGCCGGGCGCCACCACGCTCCTGACCGGCGCGGGCGGCGACCTCGTGCTGCTGGCCTTCCAGCGCTACGGGGCCGGCAAGTCGCTCGCCTTTCCGGTCCAGGATTCGTGGACCTGGCAGATGCACGCCGACATCGAAGTCGACGACATGACCCACGAGACCTATTGGCGGCGGCTCCTCCGCTGGCTGGTGGACGGCGTGCCGGATCAGGTGACGATCGACCTGCCCACCGATCGGGTCCAGCCCGAGGAGACGGTGGAGATTCTGGCATCGGTCGGCGACGCCAACTTCGAGGAGCTGAACAACAGCCTGGTGCTGGCGTCGATCACGCATCCGGACGGCAACTTCACGGATCTGCCGATGGAGTGGACGGCCCAGCGCGACGGCGAGTACCGCACGTCGTTCACGCCGCCCGCCGAGGGGTTCTACGAAGTGCGGGTCGAGGCGATGCTGGGTGATGACCTGCTGGGCGAGGATGTCGCCTACGTGCAGGTGGCGCCGAGCGACGCCGAGTTCTATGACTCGACGATGCGGACTCCGCTGCTCGAGCGGGTTGCCGACGAGACGGGCGGACGGTTCTACACGCCGGAGACGGTGGGCACGCTCGCGGACGACATCCAGTACGTCGGCGGCGGTGTGACCGTCGTCGAGGAGCACGACCTCTGGGATATGCCGGCGCTCCTCCTCCTCCTCACCGCCCTGGTGCTGGGCGAGTGGGGCTTCCGGCGGTTCCGGGGGCTGGCGTGATGCGCGTGCTGGTTCGACGCGCGGCCGCCATCGGGGCGTTGCTGTTCCTCCTCTGCGCTGCCCCGGCGCACGCGCAGCAGACGCACCTGCTCCTGGTGGTCGGCCTCGGCGGCGATCCGATGTACACCGAACAGTTCCACGGCTGGGCGACTTCGCTGATCGATTCCGCGATGGAGAACTACGGTGTGCCCGCCGACAACATCACCTACCTGGGCGAGAAGGTCGACATCGATCCGGAGCGGATCGACGAGCGCTCCACGCGCGAGAACCTCGACGCCGCGGTCGCGGCGATCGCCGACCGGGCCGGACCGACGGATCATGTCGCCATCGTGCTGTTCGGCCACGGGACGTTCACCGACGGCCCGAAGTTCAACCTGCCGGGGCGCGACCCCTCGGCGGAGGATTTCGCGCCGATGCTCGACCGGCTTGGCCGGCGCCGAGTCACGTTCGTCAATACGGCCAGCGCGAGCGGGCCGTTCGTCGAGACGCTGTCGGGCGAGGGCCGGGTCGTGATGACGGCGACGCGCAACGGTCGCGAGCGGAACGCGACGCGTTTCGGCGGCTACTTCGTCGAGGCGTTCGGTGAGGGCGGGGACGAGGCGGACCAGGATCGCGACTCGCGCGTGTCGATGCTGGAGGCCTTCACCTACGCGCGCCTGAAGGTGCTCGCGGAGTACGAAACCGAGGGGATTCTCCGCACCGAGCACGCGCTGCTCGATGACAACGGCGACGGAGAGGGGACCGAGGAGCCGGATCCGCTGGAAGGCGACGGGATGCTGGCGCGCACGGCGTTCCTGACGGCGGGCGAGGTGCTCGCGGCCGAACGGATGCCGTTCGCCGACGACCCCGAGCTGGCTCCCCTCTACGCCGAACGGACGGAGCTGGAGCAGCGAATCGACGAGCTCCGGGTCCTTCGCAGCGGCGCCGATCAGGCGGCGTACGAGGCGGAACTGGAACGCCTGCTCGTTGAGCTGGCCCTCAAGAGCCGGCAGATCCGTCAGCTCGAGGAAGCCAGGGAAGGCGCGTCGGACGCCACGGATCCGCGATGACCGTGCGGACCGTCGTTGCGGCGTTGCTCCTGGCGGCGGTCTCGGCCGCCGGGATCGCCGGCTTCGCGTACCCGGGCGCCGCTCTCGACGGGGCGGAAGATGTCCGGCCGGGGAATGTCCCTTACGACGGGCGGTTCACCTTTGTCCGGATCAGCTACGAGATGTACTGGGGCCTGCAGACCGGCGCGTTTCTCGGCGACGTCAAGTGGGCGCACGACTACCCGCACGCCGAGCAGAACTTCGGCCGGATCATCGAGGAGATCAGCGACCTCGACATCGTGCTCGCGCCGAACGGCGGCAACGTCCTGCCGCTCGACGATCCCATGCTTACCCGCTACCCGGTCGCCTACATGGCGGAACCCGGCTTCTGGCGGCCTTCCGAAGCGGATCTGGAGGCGCTCGGCAACTACCTTCGCAAGGGCGGCTTCATCATCTTCGACGACTTCACGGGCGATCACTGGTACAACCTGGTGCGGCAGCTCGACCTCGCCGTCCCGGGGCTCGTCCCGATCGAGCTGACCGCTGAGCACCCGATCTTTCACTCTTTCTTCGACATCGACACGCTCGAGATGGCGCCGATGTACGGCCCCCCTCCCACGTTCTGGGGCATCTTCGAGAACAACGACCCGAACGGGCGGATGATGGGGATCATCAACTACGAGAACGACATCGGAGAGTACTGGGAATATTCGAACACCGGCTGGTTCGCCGTCGACGTGACGAACGAGGCTTACCGGTTCGGCGTCAATTACGTGATGTACGCGCTGACGCACTGACGCTTACGCACCTGACCACTGGAGGACCGATTCGTGCCACTCAATATCAGCGGCAGACCCGAGCCGAGCGACGAAGAGCAATCGGGCACCGAGCAGACAGCCACGACCGAGGCGGCGGCGCCTTCCGCCCCGGAGCCGGACATCGCGGCGGCCGGGCCCGACGGCGCGGCGGGCGACCTGGAGTCGCCCGACGACATCGCGCTGGCCGACAAGATGAAGGCTGGCCGCGAGCAAATCCTCGTGGAGCTGCGGAAGAAGATCATCGGCCAGGAAGAGATCATCAACCAGGCGCTGCTGACGCTGTTTGTCGGTGGCAACAGCCTCATCGTCGGCGTGCCGGGACTGGCCAAGACCCTGTTGATCCAGACGATGGCGCAGGTCCTGGATCTCAAGTTCGCGCGGATTCAGTTCACGCCCGACCTGATGCCGTCCGACATTACCGGGACCGACATCATTCAGGACGATCCCGACACCGGCGGACGCAAGATGGTCTTCGCTCCGGGCCCGGTCTTCACCAACATCCTGCTGGCGGACGAGATCAACCGGACGCCGCCCAAGACGCAGTCGGCACTGCTCGAGGCGATGCAGGAACACCGCGTGACGGTGCAGGGGCGGACCTACCAGTTGCAGGAGCCGTTCTACGTCTTCGCAACGCAGAACCCGATCGAGCTCGAGGGAACCTATCCGCTGCCGG of the Acidobacteriota bacterium genome contains:
- a CDS encoding DUF4159 domain-containing protein: MTVRTVVAALLLAAVSAAGIAGFAYPGAALDGAEDVRPGNVPYDGRFTFVRISYEMYWGLQTGAFLGDVKWAHDYPHAEQNFGRIIEEISDLDIVLAPNGGNVLPLDDPMLTRYPVAYMAEPGFWRPSEADLEALGNYLRKGGFIIFDDFTGDHWYNLVRQLDLAVPGLVPIELTAEHPIFHSFFDIDTLEMAPMYGPPPTFWGIFENNDPNGRMMGIINYENDIGEYWEYSNTGWFAVDVTNEAYRFGVNYVMYALTH
- a CDS encoding DUF4159 domain-containing protein, producing MHPSRIVRVAVVLTALIAAVVAVRPGDTGSVPPSPAPLPAAGPVHGEPIGDGVHAQRQGQQPFDPRELLSRGRGTLNRPVGPHEFYFTRAIYSSGWGYSRWAIDYPKADRQFMTVVNRLIDIDGSPYENAVRLDDPNIRKFPFLYALEVGDIALSRSEIEGLRNYLLAGGFLVIDDFWGSWQWAAFEQQIREVFPEYPIIDVPLEHPVFNTVYRIDEIMQVPAIGNFYGGRTWEQDGYEAHVRGIFDDKGRLMVLINWNTDLGDAWEWAERPEYPLRFSTFAVEMGINFIVYAMSH